From the Salmo trutta chromosome 2, fSalTru1.1, whole genome shotgun sequence genome, one window contains:
- the aarsd1 gene encoding alanyl-tRNA editing protein Aarsd1 isoform X1 — translation MAFQCQRDCYMQEFVTSVVACSPGEMKQEINGKKETVKGFNVRLQDTILFPEGGGQPDDHGLIGDVPVLRVTRQGAEAVHFVSSALEVGQEVQLKLDWERRFDHMQQHSGQHLVTAIAESMFGYKTTSWELGRQRSTIELDTPSMKPAQMEALEAAVNEKIRAHVPVAVQVLSLDDPALEKVRSRGLPDDAAGPIRIIDIEGIDVNMCCGTHVSNLSHLQVIKLLGTEKGKKNKTNLLFLVGNRVLKYAEKSYSTERSLVSLLKTGPDDHVDTVDKIQKTVKGLQKSNLGLLRDMAVLIAQNFKCNPERGNFFTLHKSGKEGDNEFMSIIANEIGTEETLVFLTVGEEKGPGLFLLAGPSGKVSELGPRVLEMLQGKGAGKNGRFQGKVNSMARRGEVETLIQEHCKNEQ, via the exons ATGGCGTTTCAGTGTCAAAGGGACTGTTACATGCAAGAg TTTGTCACCTCAGTGGTGGCTTGCTCACCTGGTGAAATGAAACAAGAAATCAATGGGAAGAAAGAAACCGTTAAAGGCTTCAATGTCAGGCTCCAAGACACCATATTGTTTCCTGAGGGAGGTGGTCAG CCAGATGACCACGGGCTGATTGGAGATGTGCCGGTGCTGCGGGTGACGAGGCAGGGAGCTGAGGCTGTGCACTTTGTGAGTTCAGCTCTAGAGGTGGGCCAGGAGGTGCAGCTGAAGCTGGACTGGGAGCGGAGGTTTGACCACATGCAGCAACACTCAG GGCAACATCTAGTCACAGCTATTGCAGAATCCATGTTTGGGTACAAGACCACATCCTG GGAGTTGGGGCGTCAGCGCAGCACCATAGAGCTGGACACTCCCTCCATGAAGCCTGCCCAGATGGAGGCCCTCGAGGCAGCAGTCAATGAGAAGATACGTGCTCATGTTCCCGTCGCTGTTCAGGTCCTCTCCTTAGATGACCCTGCATTGGAAAAG GTGAGGAGTCGCGGTCTCCCGGACGACGCAGCGGGGCCTATCCGGATCATCGACATCGAGGGCATTGACGTCAACATGTGCTGTGGGACCCACGTGTCCAACCTCAGTCACTTACAG gtCATAAAACTCCTGGGGACTGAGAAAGGAAAGAAGAACAAAACTAATCTGTTATTTCTGGTGGGAAACCGGGTCCTAAAGTATGCTGAGAAAAGCTACAGCACAGAACGCTCACTGGTATCCCTCCTCAA AACGGGACCAGATGATCATGTTGATACAGTAGACAAGATCCAGAAGACTGTTAAGGGGCTACAGAAG AGTAACCTGGGACTACTGAGAGACATGGCTGTTCTAATAGCCCAGAACTTCAAGTGCAACCCAGAGAGGGGCAACTTCTTCACCTTACACAAGTCAGG gAAGGAGGGTGACAACGAGTTCATGAGCATCATAGCCAATGAAATAGGCACTGAG GAGACATTGGTTTTCCTGACTGTTGGCGAGGAGAAAGGACCAGGGCTGTTCCTGCTGGCAGGACCCAGTGGGAAAGTGTCTGAACTGGGACCACG AGTGCTGGAGATGCTCCAGGGCAAAGGGGCTGGGAAGAACGGGCGCTTCCAGGGCAAAGTAAACAGCATGGCACGCCGAGGGGAGGTGGAGACCCTAATACAGGAACACTGCAAGAACGAGCAGTAA
- the LOC115158300 gene encoding glucose-6-phosphatase-like, with protein MEAVTDAFQGYGVSTTNYLQTNYKDASGLFLWVSWAADLRNTFFIFFPLWFHLRESVGIKLIWVAVIGDWLNLVFKWILFGERPYWWVHETPYYSNTTAPHIEQYPMTCETGPGSPSGHAMGAASVYYTLVTSILAIMLTKKKTRSSTKGMYLRGTLWAFFWAVQVCVCLSRVFIAAHFPHQVVCGVITGMVVAEAFNRTQWIYRASLKKYFYTTVFLLSFAVGFYVLLKALGVDLLWTLEKAQKWCVRAEWVHMDSTPFASLLRNMGTLFGLGLGVHSPLYTESKKNSSTPFRVGCIVTSLLLLHLFDSFKPPTHTAALFYLLSFCKSATVPLATVSIIPYCMSGAFSSIQSKKHL; from the exons ATGGAGGCAGTCACGGATGCCTTTCAGGGCTATGGGGTGAGCACCACTAATTACCTCCAGACCAACTATAAGGATGCATCGGGTTTGTTCCTGTGGGTGTCCTGGGCTGCTGACCTCAGGAACACCTTCTTCATCTTCTTCCCCCTCTGGTTCCACCTGCGGGAGTCAGTGGGCATCAAGCTCATCTGGGTGGCAGTGATCGGAGACTGGCTCAACCTGGTCTTCAAGTG GATTCTGTTTGGCGAGAGGCCGTATTGGTGGGTTCATGAAACACCTTACTACAGCAATACCACTGCACCTCACATTGAACAATACCCCATGACCTGTGAGACTGGCCCAG GCAGTCCCTCTGGCCACGCTATGGGAGCCGCAAGCGTCTACTACACACTGGTCACCTCCATCCTAGCCATCATGCTGACCAAGAAGAAGACGAGATCTTCCACCAAGGGCAT GTATCTGCGGGGCACTCTGTGGGCATTCTTCTGGGCAGtccaggtgtgtgtctgtctctccagagtaTTCATTGCTGCCCACTTCCCCCACCAAGTCGTCTGTGGAGTTATCACAG GTATGGTTGTGGCCGAGGCCTTCAACAGAACCCAGTGGATCTACAGAGCCAGTCTGAAGAAGTACTTCTACACCACCGTCTTCCTGCTCTCCTTCGCTGTGGGCTTCTACGtgctgctgaaggctctgggcgtGGACCTGCTGTGGACCCTGGAGAAAGCCCAGAAGTGGTGTGTGAGGGCTGAGTGGGTCCACATGGACTCCACTCCCTTCGCCAGCCTCCTGCGTAACATGGGCACCTTGTTTGGCCTGGGCCTGGGCGTGCACTCCCCCCTCTACACCGAGAGCAAGAAGAACAGCAGCACCCCCTTCAGGGTGGGATGTATCGTTACCTCGCTGCTCCTGCTGCACCTCTTTGACTCCTTCAAGCCCCCCACGCACACCGCCGCCCTTTTCTACCTTCTGTCTTTCTGTAAGAGCGCCACTGTCCCCCTGGCAACCGTGAGCATCATCCCCTACTGCATGTCAGGAGCGTTTAGCAGCATACAGAGCAAGAAGCATCTGTGA
- the aarsd1 gene encoding alanyl-tRNA editing protein Aarsd1 isoform X2, which yields MAFQCQRDCYMQEFVTSVVACSPGEMKQEINGKKETVKGFNVRLQDTILFPEGGGQPDDHGLIGDVPVLRVTRQGAEAVHFVSSALEVGQEVQLKLDWERRFDHMQQHSGQHLVTAIAESMFGYKTTSWELGRQRSTIELDTPSMKPAQMEALEAAVNEKIRAHVPVAVQVLSLDDPALEKVRSRGLPDDAAGPIRIIDIEGIDVNMCCGTHVSNLSHLQVIKLLGTEKGKKNKTNLLFLVGNRVLKYAEKSYSTERSLVSLLKTGPDDHVDTVDKIQKTVKGLQKSNLGLLRDMAVLIAQNFKCNPERGNFFTLHKKEGDNEFMSIIANEIGTEETLVFLTVGEEKGPGLFLLAGPSGKVSELGPRVLEMLQGKGAGKNGRFQGKVNSMARRGEVETLIQEHCKNEQ from the exons ATGGCGTTTCAGTGTCAAAGGGACTGTTACATGCAAGAg TTTGTCACCTCAGTGGTGGCTTGCTCACCTGGTGAAATGAAACAAGAAATCAATGGGAAGAAAGAAACCGTTAAAGGCTTCAATGTCAGGCTCCAAGACACCATATTGTTTCCTGAGGGAGGTGGTCAG CCAGATGACCACGGGCTGATTGGAGATGTGCCGGTGCTGCGGGTGACGAGGCAGGGAGCTGAGGCTGTGCACTTTGTGAGTTCAGCTCTAGAGGTGGGCCAGGAGGTGCAGCTGAAGCTGGACTGGGAGCGGAGGTTTGACCACATGCAGCAACACTCAG GGCAACATCTAGTCACAGCTATTGCAGAATCCATGTTTGGGTACAAGACCACATCCTG GGAGTTGGGGCGTCAGCGCAGCACCATAGAGCTGGACACTCCCTCCATGAAGCCTGCCCAGATGGAGGCCCTCGAGGCAGCAGTCAATGAGAAGATACGTGCTCATGTTCCCGTCGCTGTTCAGGTCCTCTCCTTAGATGACCCTGCATTGGAAAAG GTGAGGAGTCGCGGTCTCCCGGACGACGCAGCGGGGCCTATCCGGATCATCGACATCGAGGGCATTGACGTCAACATGTGCTGTGGGACCCACGTGTCCAACCTCAGTCACTTACAG gtCATAAAACTCCTGGGGACTGAGAAAGGAAAGAAGAACAAAACTAATCTGTTATTTCTGGTGGGAAACCGGGTCCTAAAGTATGCTGAGAAAAGCTACAGCACAGAACGCTCACTGGTATCCCTCCTCAA AACGGGACCAGATGATCATGTTGATACAGTAGACAAGATCCAGAAGACTGTTAAGGGGCTACAGAAG AGTAACCTGGGACTACTGAGAGACATGGCTGTTCTAATAGCCCAGAACTTCAAGTGCAACCCAGAGAGGGGCAACTTCTTCACCTTACACAA gAAGGAGGGTGACAACGAGTTCATGAGCATCATAGCCAATGAAATAGGCACTGAG GAGACATTGGTTTTCCTGACTGTTGGCGAGGAGAAAGGACCAGGGCTGTTCCTGCTGGCAGGACCCAGTGGGAAAGTGTCTGAACTGGGACCACG AGTGCTGGAGATGCTCCAGGGCAAAGGGGCTGGGAAGAACGGGCGCTTCCAGGGCAAAGTAAACAGCATGGCACGCCGAGGGGAGGTGGAGACCCTAATACAGGAACACTGCAAGAACGAGCAGTAA
- the LOC115158282 gene encoding putative protein PTGES3L, which produces MAMLPKNLPRPEECQGAQTLWYDKKKYVAINFMVQNPKDVEVDIQDTYIVLSCKDVDDNNMYNHIYFYDKVMKFDSQVKIYDRSIHILIRKVKENVAWPRLQKDANLKPNWMAVDFENWRDWANEEDEGMAEYEQYVEMIQDIGSKKGKPPAMDDLDDLSD; this is translated from the exons ATGGCCATGTTACCAAAAAACCTTCCCAGACCAGAGGAGTG TCAAGGAGCACAGACTCTATGGTATGACAAGAAGAAATATGTGGCCATTAACTTCATGGTGCAAAACCCCAAGGATGTTGAGGTTGATATTCAGGATACCTATATAGTTTTAAG TTGCAAAGACGTTGATGACAACAACATGTACAATCACATTTACTTCTACGACAAAGTAATGAAATTC GACTCTCAAGTGAAAATCTATGATCGCAGTATCCACATCTTGATCAGGAAGGTTAAAGAAAATGTAGCATGGCCTCGTCTTCAGAAAGATGCCAATCTCAAG CCAAATTGGATGGCTGTAGACTTCGAAAACTGGAGAGACTGGGCGAACGAAGAGGATGAGGGAATGGCGGAGTACGAACAATATGTGGAA ATGATTCAGGATATAGGGAGCAAGAAAGGAAAGCCACCTGCGATGGATGACCTTGATGATCTG AGTGATTGA